A portion of the Acidobacteriaceae bacterium genome contains these proteins:
- a CDS encoding TolC family protein: MKSTRAHSAANILLALGSISCSATIPAQTPSSPRITLNEAINRAKSNEVNFASAVAASGSARIDAYLAKASLLPSVTYHNQMLYTQPNGQTNQGGQSGTQASPVFIANNSIHEYVSQASIDERIGLKQFSDAALASANAAKAAAELEVARRGLVSTIVTLYYSVSTSDRKQVLLAEALLEAQSFTEMTRRREAAREVAHADVVKALLQQQQKQRDLNDAVIAAQRAKLELAVLIFPDPRTPYTTEAPSAQINLPTKDEVNRLASERNPEIRSALAGMKAANASVRSAKAAYLPDVGLNFTYGIDAPQFAKRGPEDVRNLGYSISGTLDIPVWDWFSTQKKIKQSQLLRDAAKVTLTATQRRLVANLEESYVEAVAARDQLALLDQSVQIAEESLRLTKLRYSAGESTALEVVDAQNAYLVTETEQADGQIRYETSLAALQLLTGTI; encoded by the coding sequence ATGAAAAGTACGCGTGCGCACTCTGCGGCTAACATTCTCCTAGCCCTGGGCTCAATCTCCTGTTCCGCGACCATTCCGGCACAGACGCCGAGTTCACCGCGCATCACACTGAATGAAGCAATCAATAGAGCAAAGTCAAATGAAGTGAACTTTGCGTCTGCGGTTGCAGCGTCGGGCAGCGCAAGAATCGATGCCTACCTCGCGAAAGCGAGTCTGCTGCCTTCGGTGACTTACCACAATCAGATGCTCTACACGCAACCGAACGGGCAGACCAATCAAGGTGGTCAATCCGGGACGCAGGCATCTCCTGTATTTATTGCAAACAATTCCATTCATGAATATGTCAGCCAGGCTTCCATAGATGAAAGGATCGGCCTCAAACAATTTTCGGACGCTGCGCTCGCTTCGGCAAACGCTGCAAAGGCTGCAGCGGAGTTAGAAGTCGCGCGACGAGGACTTGTTTCGACGATTGTCACGCTCTACTACTCGGTTTCCACAAGCGATAGGAAGCAGGTGCTGCTGGCGGAAGCGTTACTGGAAGCGCAGAGCTTCACAGAGATGACCCGACGTCGAGAAGCTGCTCGCGAGGTTGCGCATGCTGATGTGGTGAAAGCACTTCTTCAGCAACAGCAGAAGCAGCGTGACCTGAATGATGCGGTGATTGCAGCACAGAGGGCGAAGCTCGAACTCGCAGTTCTGATCTTTCCTGATCCTCGGACACCATACACAACGGAAGCTCCCTCCGCGCAGATCAACTTGCCAACGAAGGATGAAGTCAACCGTCTTGCCAGTGAGAGGAATCCTGAAATTCGAAGTGCCCTGGCTGGCATGAAAGCAGCGAACGCGAGTGTGCGATCAGCTAAAGCAGCTTATCTTCCGGATGTGGGCTTGAACTTTACGTATGGTATCGACGCTCCGCAGTTTGCGAAACGAGGCCCCGAAGATGTCAGGAATCTTGGCTACTCGATCAGCGGGACGCTGGACATACCGGTCTGGGATTGGTTTTCGACTCAGAAGAAGATCAAGCAAAGCCAACTCTTGCGTGATGCAGCGAAAGTTACGCTGACGGCGACGCAACGACGACTAGTGGCCAACCTCGAAGAGTCCTACGTGGAGGCGGTTGCCGCGCGAGATCAGCTGGCCTTACTCGACCAGAGCGTACAAATCGCGGAAGAGAGTCTGCGGCTTACGAAGCTTCGCTATTCAGCTGGTGAGTCTACGGCCCTTGAGGTTGTCGACGCACAGAATGCATACCTGGTCACGGAGACAGAGCAGGCCGATGGACAGATTCGCTATGAAACATCACTGGCTGCGTTACAGCTACTCACGGGGACGATCTAG
- a CDS encoding efflux RND transporter periplasmic adaptor subunit yields MLKPRSIAAVLVVGLLCQATLIGCKKSADAESAPLVTVQAERPELGDISEHISADATLSPLTQAAISPKITAPVKAFYVQRGSKVKAGQLLATLENRDLTGLALDSKGQYDAAQASYDLQSKAQVPEEYAKAELDVAQTKAQLHLQGEIAASRQKLFRQGAIAGREYDMAVAALTQAQAAYDNARNHLTALRNVSRKAAVQQALGQLSSARGKYQAAEAQVSYSKIISPISGVVTDRALFPGETASSGSPLLTVMDTSALLAKVHLSQIIAQRLSLGDSAQMAIPGIDGGVPARVTLISPALDPGSTTVEVWIKVENVSGTFKAGTPVRVSVIGRTVAKAVKIPLTAVLTNEDGTKSVMVVQSNGNAHKINVVLGIKDGEDVEVTQGLSSQEMVITTGAYGLEDGTKVKVGKLEEEAK; encoded by the coding sequence ATGCTCAAACCCCGGTCCATCGCAGCGGTTCTTGTCGTGGGACTGCTTTGCCAGGCCACCCTCATTGGCTGCAAGAAAAGTGCTGATGCAGAATCCGCACCTCTAGTGACTGTTCAAGCAGAACGTCCTGAGTTGGGAGATATATCTGAGCACATTTCCGCCGATGCAACTCTTTCCCCTCTGACACAAGCTGCAATCTCTCCAAAGATCACGGCGCCAGTGAAAGCTTTTTATGTGCAGCGTGGTTCAAAGGTAAAGGCGGGTCAGTTACTAGCTACGCTAGAGAATCGTGATCTGACCGGGCTCGCTCTGGACAGCAAAGGCCAATACGACGCGGCCCAAGCGAGCTATGACCTCCAGTCCAAGGCGCAGGTTCCCGAGGAGTATGCAAAGGCTGAACTCGACGTCGCGCAGACGAAAGCGCAGCTTCATTTGCAGGGGGAGATTGCCGCATCGAGACAAAAACTCTTTCGTCAGGGAGCGATTGCAGGGCGAGAGTACGACATGGCCGTCGCCGCTTTGACCCAAGCGCAAGCAGCGTATGACAACGCTCGAAATCACCTGACCGCTCTGAGGAATGTAAGCCGGAAGGCGGCAGTCCAACAGGCTCTGGGACAGCTTTCTTCTGCAAGAGGAAAGTATCAGGCAGCGGAGGCACAAGTCTCTTACTCCAAAATTATCAGCCCAATATCAGGCGTGGTCACAGATCGCGCCCTTTTCCCAGGCGAGACAGCATCCTCCGGCAGTCCATTACTCACGGTGATGGATACCTCTGCGCTGTTGGCCAAGGTGCACCTCTCGCAGATCATTGCTCAACGCCTGAGTTTGGGTGACTCCGCACAGATGGCGATTCCTGGAATTGACGGAGGTGTTCCAGCAAGAGTAACGCTCATCAGCCCAGCGCTTGATCCGGGCAGTACAACGGTTGAAGTGTGGATCAAGGTTGAGAACGTATCTGGAACATTTAAAGCTGGCACTCCGGTGCGTGTGTCGGTCATCGGCAGGACTGTGGCGAAAGCGGTGAAGATTCCCCTCACCGCTGTGCTCACGAATGAGGACGGAACGAAAAGTGTCATGGTGGTTCAATCTAATGGCAATGCCCACAAGATCAACGTAGTACTCGGGATCAAAGATGGAGAGGACGTAGAGGTCACCCAAGGGCTCTCCAGCCAGGAGATGGTCATCACGACTGGAGCGTATGGGTTAGAGGACGGCACGAAGGTCAAGGTGGGCAAACTAGAAGAGGAGGCCAAATGA
- a CDS encoding efflux RND transporter permease subunit: protein MSTSTSSTTFWVARFRGPIFFFLIVLSLVGIYAAQQVPISVFPDTNFPRVVIGVDNGVMPVEQMQVTITKPIEDAVNSVPGLATVRSTTSRGSAEVSLFFDWNVDMFRTLQLVDAAISKARQTLPATATITTNRLTFATFPILGYSLTSNQLSQTQLWELATYQLKPPMNRVPGVSTVTVQGGKVPEFHLVPNMAKMQTANVTILDLVNAVQASNIIDSPGLYEENHQLILGLVGAQAHDANELGRMVVKTTLTGVPVRVSDVATVEQGVMPVYTTVTAGKQPAVLLNIARQPSSNTVAVADAVAAQVQQLKQALPAGVELRPYYDQSELVRESIRSVRDAILIGLALACIILFLFLGDWTSSLVAALVIPVTVAITILFLWAIGESFNLMTLGGLAAAIGLVIDDAIVVVENIVLHRDSGKTRNVAAQLALKEILVPLVASTVTPVVVFLPLVHVTGVTGSFFRALAITMTVALLTSLLLAVTWTPALSLAILHEKKIATADHEEHGKMMAWIIRSHSKVLHWALSKPVALLMCCLLLVTGTYFGYRSLGSDLLPEMDEGGFIMDYIMPAGSSLTETNRVLEHVDQILHSMPEVESTSRRTGLQMGLAAVTEANTGDITIHLKTKRNRGIDEVIAEARAEVQKKEPELDVEFVQVLQDMINDLSNAPEPIQIKLFANDPTILQNVAPRVGDAISKIPGVVSVENGIDNTISGPAMSFQVDPTIAGRMGFTPQEVAEDATSILDGVTVADPVIANSRPYTVRVRLGEETRQSLDTIENTVFNSATGKLATLGSLAQITQLPPQNEIKRENLQRLVVVTAQLQGSDLGTAIANVQRAISAMHIPATVKVEYGGTYQEQQHSFHQLLQVLVISLALVFGVLLLEFRNFSAPIAILTSSVLSVGGVVAALLVTGITFNVASFMGLIMVIGIVAKNGILLLDADERFRNEGLSARDAMQQAAQRRLRPIMMTAIAAICGMLPLAFALGSGSQMLQPLAVAVIGGLLISMALSLIVTPLIYYLLTARREETV, encoded by the coding sequence ATGAGCACGAGCACCTCTTCCACAACGTTCTGGGTCGCAAGGTTTCGTGGCCCAATTTTCTTCTTCCTGATCGTCCTTTCCCTTGTCGGAATCTATGCGGCTCAACAGGTTCCGATCTCCGTCTTTCCCGACACGAACTTCCCGCGGGTTGTCATTGGTGTCGACAACGGCGTGATGCCCGTTGAACAAATGCAGGTAACGATCACAAAGCCAATCGAAGATGCCGTGAACTCTGTGCCGGGGCTTGCCACAGTGCGGTCAACAACCAGCCGTGGTTCTGCAGAAGTGAGTTTGTTTTTTGACTGGAATGTGGACATGTTCCGCACGCTGCAGCTTGTTGACGCAGCCATCAGCAAGGCAAGGCAGACATTGCCCGCTACTGCAACGATCACAACGAACAGGCTGACCTTCGCGACGTTTCCGATCCTCGGTTACAGCCTGACCTCGAATCAACTCTCGCAGACGCAGCTCTGGGAACTCGCAACGTATCAACTCAAGCCGCCGATGAACCGGGTTCCAGGCGTGAGCACCGTGACCGTGCAGGGCGGCAAGGTTCCCGAGTTCCATCTGGTGCCCAACATGGCGAAGATGCAGACGGCGAATGTGACAATCCTCGATCTCGTCAATGCTGTTCAAGCGTCAAACATCATTGACTCCCCCGGATTGTACGAAGAGAACCATCAACTGATTCTCGGCCTGGTGGGCGCACAGGCGCACGATGCAAACGAGTTGGGTCGGATGGTCGTGAAGACAACATTGACTGGAGTTCCGGTGCGCGTCAGCGACGTGGCAACCGTGGAACAAGGCGTGATGCCGGTCTACACGACGGTGACGGCCGGAAAACAACCAGCAGTTCTGTTGAATATCGCGCGTCAACCGTCAAGCAACACTGTTGCCGTAGCGGACGCGGTAGCAGCGCAGGTTCAACAACTGAAACAAGCCCTGCCTGCAGGAGTGGAACTCAGGCCGTACTACGATCAGTCCGAGCTGGTTCGCGAGAGCATTCGTAGCGTGCGCGATGCCATCCTGATCGGGCTTGCCCTGGCTTGCATCATCTTATTTCTGTTTCTGGGAGACTGGACCTCGTCGTTAGTTGCCGCGTTGGTCATACCCGTCACGGTGGCAATCACAATCCTTTTCCTGTGGGCCATTGGCGAGAGCTTCAATTTGATGACGCTGGGAGGGCTTGCCGCAGCCATCGGTCTGGTTATCGACGATGCCATCGTCGTAGTCGAGAACATCGTTCTGCATCGCGACAGTGGGAAGACTCGCAATGTGGCCGCACAACTTGCGCTCAAAGAAATCCTTGTACCGCTTGTCGCATCAACGGTTACGCCCGTAGTTGTTTTCCTGCCACTGGTTCATGTAACCGGCGTGACAGGCAGCTTTTTTCGGGCGCTGGCAATCACGATGACCGTGGCACTGCTCACATCACTGCTTCTGGCCGTTACATGGACACCTGCTCTCAGCCTGGCGATCCTCCACGAAAAGAAGATCGCAACCGCCGACCACGAAGAGCACGGCAAGATGATGGCCTGGATTATTCGATCTCACTCTAAGGTTCTCCATTGGGCATTATCGAAACCAGTTGCGCTTCTTATGTGCTGCCTTCTGCTAGTGACAGGCACATACTTCGGGTATCGCTCGCTTGGTTCGGATTTGCTGCCTGAGATGGATGAGGGCGGCTTCATCATGGACTACATCATGCCTGCTGGGAGCTCACTCACAGAGACGAATAGAGTCCTGGAGCATGTCGATCAGATACTGCATTCCATGCCTGAAGTTGAAAGCACATCGCGAAGAACCGGGCTGCAGATGGGGCTTGCCGCTGTTACCGAAGCCAACACAGGCGATATCACGATCCATTTGAAGACGAAGCGCAATCGAGGTATCGATGAAGTGATCGCTGAGGCTCGCGCCGAGGTTCAAAAGAAAGAGCCTGAACTCGATGTCGAATTTGTGCAAGTGTTGCAAGACATGATCAACGATCTATCAAACGCTCCAGAGCCGATTCAAATCAAACTCTTCGCGAACGATCCGACCATTCTTCAAAATGTAGCTCCACGAGTGGGAGACGCAATCAGCAAGATACCGGGTGTGGTCAGTGTGGAGAATGGAATTGACAACACGATAAGCGGACCGGCCATGAGCTTTCAGGTTGATCCCACCATTGCCGGCAGAATGGGTTTTACGCCTCAGGAAGTAGCGGAAGACGCTACCTCTATTCTTGACGGGGTTACGGTAGCTGATCCTGTGATTGCGAACAGTCGTCCGTACACCGTGCGCGTGCGACTCGGAGAGGAGACCAGACAGTCTCTCGATACGATTGAGAACACGGTGTTCAACAGTGCGACAGGAAAGCTCGCGACTCTTGGCTCACTGGCACAGATCACTCAACTTCCTCCTCAAAACGAAATCAAACGAGAGAACCTGCAGCGTCTGGTCGTCGTAACCGCTCAATTGCAAGGCTCAGATCTTGGTACAGCCATCGCGAACGTTCAGCGAGCAATCTCCGCGATGCATATTCCAGCGACCGTCAAAGTGGAGTACGGAGGAACCTATCAGGAACAGCAGCACTCATTCCATCAGCTATTACAAGTCCTTGTTATCTCACTCGCTTTGGTCTTCGGCGTCCTGCTCTTAGAGTTCAGGAACTTCTCAGCGCCCATAGCGATTTTGACGTCGTCGGTTCTATCGGTTGGAGGCGTTGTTGCGGCGCTACTCGTTACGGGCATCACGTTCAACGTGGCCTCTTTCATGGGATTGATTATGGTCATCGGCATTGTGGCGAAGAATGGCATTCTCCTGCTAGATGCCGATGAACGCTTCCGCAACGAGGGCCTCTCAGCGCGCGATGCGATGCAACAAGCCGCCCAGAGAAGATTGCGGCCCATTATGATGACGGCAATCGCCGCAATCTGTGGAATGCTTCCGCTGGCTTTCGCGTTGGGTTCAGGCTCTCAGATGCTTCAGCCACTCGCCGTCGCAGTGATCGGTGGACTGCTGATCTCGATGGCTCTAAGCCTGATCGTGACACCGCTCATCTATTACCTGCTAACGGCGCGGCGCGAAGAGACCGTCTGA
- a CDS encoding YncE family protein: MPSLRWGIAITVFSLSLPIAAQTFKVSDHWKVGGQGGWDYLLSDDANHRLYVTHNSRVEVLDTSSGQHLGAVTGLKSTHGIALNPDGKTAYASDGAGNAIVVFDCVSLKVLQTIPAGTNPDGITFEPATSTVWGFNGHSNNVTVMNAETNQVTATIALPGKPEFPQVDGKGRVFVNIEDKNVIAVLDAKTRRVVTTWSLAGCESPSGMAIDRKKHRLFSVCDGKKMSVIDYDTGKLLGLASIGESPDAAGFDPNSKDAFSSNGDGTLSVVDTSKPGFPTIETVKTMKGARTMAFDASSGRIYLSVAKYGVAPSPMAGNAHSRPPVLPDTFEILVVSK, encoded by the coding sequence ATGCCATCGCTGCGATGGGGCATTGCAATTACTGTATTCAGCCTTTCTCTTCCAATAGCTGCTCAAACTTTCAAAGTCTCTGATCACTGGAAGGTAGGTGGTCAAGGCGGCTGGGACTATCTCCTCAGTGATGATGCAAACCATCGCTTGTACGTTACGCACAATTCCAGAGTCGAGGTTCTGGACACAAGCAGTGGTCAGCATCTCGGAGCTGTCACTGGCCTGAAAAGCACTCATGGAATCGCATTAAATCCAGATGGGAAAACGGCTTACGCCAGCGATGGTGCTGGCAACGCGATTGTTGTCTTTGATTGCGTAAGCCTGAAGGTTCTGCAAACAATCCCTGCTGGAACAAATCCCGACGGCATTACGTTTGAACCGGCGACTTCAACTGTCTGGGGATTTAACGGCCACAGCAACAATGTTACGGTCATGAATGCAGAGACGAATCAGGTTACGGCTACGATTGCGCTTCCTGGAAAGCCAGAGTTTCCGCAGGTGGATGGCAAGGGACGTGTTTTTGTGAATATCGAAGACAAGAATGTCATTGCGGTTCTCGACGCAAAGACCAGGAGGGTCGTGACAACCTGGAGCCTTGCCGGGTGCGAATCTCCCTCTGGCATGGCAATTGATCGCAAGAAGCACAGGCTCTTCTCGGTGTGTGATGGAAAGAAGATGTCTGTGATCGACTACGATACCGGCAAGCTGTTAGGACTCGCTTCCATAGGGGAATCGCCAGATGCAGCCGGGTTTGATCCGAACTCGAAGGATGCGTTTTCTTCCAACGGTGATGGAACCCTCTCCGTTGTCGATACATCCAAGCCTGGTTTTCCCACTATCGAGACCGTCAAGACGATGAAGGGGGCGAGAACGATGGCCTTCGATGCCTCTTCTGGTCGAATCTATCTTTCCGTTGCGAAGTATGGTGTCGCGCCCTCTCCTATGGCAGGGAACGCACACTCAAGGCCACCTGTCCTTCCGGACACCTTCGAGATTCTTGTCGTCAGCAAGTAA
- a CDS encoding HAMP domain-containing sensor histidine kinase, with the protein MLPKSRSITRRLIVAVMLVECVAALVLVTAVTVNERHVQYKIFDTVLRGTSNALFGGVQDADDTEDNVILDLRGVVLPKNAVFLVQDDRGRILGRSGEFSIPSVPSGQFETVSLNGRSYRFYSFSGDRIIDPKENGGVHHRVSILFGLPDGHVWHEVWEAIRFFSIAAFVLLTLTALLLIALIRKLTHPIHQLAEAAEGISVYEWTFTPPEEAREVIELRPLVAALERAMQRLHSSFKQQKRFTSDAAHELKTDLAIVKSSFQLLSMKPRTNEEYRSGVSIGLKDLARLEETVQRMLTLARLEQPIIGEHIACNIAEVLMQAMQQAEPAAEVKGVALEAAVIQPAQVHCDSRDAFLLCSNLLVNAIYYTEEHSTVSIQCDVEESHCVISIRDSGSGVDEAELPFLFEAFYRGDPSRSRKSGGTGLGLSICKAICDRAGGSISIANNAVAGAEVRVELPLVSENDPGFSVD; encoded by the coding sequence ATGCTCCCGAAGTCTAGATCAATCACGCGGCGGTTGATCGTTGCGGTGATGCTGGTCGAGTGTGTCGCTGCATTGGTGCTGGTCACTGCGGTGACAGTGAACGAGCGGCATGTGCAGTACAAAATCTTCGATACGGTACTGCGGGGGACTTCGAACGCCTTGTTTGGTGGTGTCCAGGATGCGGATGACACCGAAGATAATGTGATCCTTGATCTTCGTGGCGTCGTCTTGCCTAAGAACGCCGTCTTCCTTGTGCAAGACGACAGAGGTCGCATACTTGGACGTTCTGGCGAGTTCTCCATCCCTTCCGTTCCCTCTGGACAGTTTGAGACTGTGAGCTTGAACGGTCGGTCCTATCGTTTTTATTCGTTCTCAGGTGACCGGATCATTGATCCAAAGGAGAATGGCGGTGTCCACCACCGCGTGAGCATCCTGTTCGGGCTTCCGGATGGTCATGTCTGGCATGAAGTATGGGAAGCGATTCGTTTCTTCTCAATAGCCGCTTTTGTTTTGCTCACGCTGACGGCATTGCTGCTGATTGCGCTGATTCGAAAACTAACCCATCCGATACACCAACTTGCGGAGGCTGCCGAAGGAATCAGCGTTTACGAGTGGACATTTACTCCGCCCGAGGAAGCTCGTGAAGTCATTGAGCTTCGACCTCTCGTTGCAGCTTTGGAGCGAGCGATGCAGCGATTGCATAGCTCTTTCAAACAGCAAAAACGTTTCACAAGCGATGCGGCACACGAATTGAAGACCGATCTCGCGATCGTCAAATCATCATTTCAACTACTCTCCATGAAGCCGCGGACCAATGAGGAGTATCGCAGTGGCGTTTCTATCGGCCTGAAAGATCTCGCACGTCTTGAAGAGACAGTCCAGCGAATGCTCACGCTTGCGAGGCTTGAACAGCCCATCATCGGCGAGCACATAGCATGCAACATTGCTGAAGTCCTGATGCAGGCGATGCAGCAGGCCGAACCAGCAGCCGAAGTCAAAGGTGTTGCTCTTGAGGCAGCCGTCATCCAACCTGCGCAAGTCCATTGTGATTCTCGAGATGCTTTCCTGCTGTGTTCCAACCTCCTGGTCAATGCGATTTATTACACAGAGGAGCACTCGACGGTAAGCATCCAGTGTGACGTGGAAGAATCGCACTGTGTGATATCGATAAGAGATTCTGGTAGCGGAGTTGATGAAGCGGAACTGCCGTTTCTCTTCGAGGCGTTTTATCGCGGAGACCCTTCAAGGAGCAGAAAGAGCGGTGGGACTGGGTTAGGTCTCTCTATCTGCAAGGCGATCTGCGACCGGGCTGGGGGCAGCATTTCGATCGCAAACAATGCGGTAGCTGGAGCCGAAGTCAGAGTCGAGCTACCACTTGTGTCAGAAAACGACCCGGGATTCAGCGTCGATTAA
- a CDS encoding response regulator transcription factor yields the protein MRLLLIEDEKRLAENISAALREVGFAVDHAADGALGSLMAEQGFFDVIILDLMLPGKSGQTVLGELRSRRQHSPVLILTAQEGKESVVDLLNRGADDYLAKPFDLGELIARVKALIRRSKGFSTPAISISDVTIDTIGQSVKRDGRAIDLSPTEYRILEYLAHRPRAIVSKQELLEHLYDYDWEHHSNVIEAHVSNLRKKLALAGSEPLIETLRHRGYRLTQERHDAPEV from the coding sequence ATGCGACTATTGCTGATTGAGGACGAAAAGCGTCTGGCCGAGAATATTTCTGCTGCTCTCCGAGAGGTGGGGTTCGCCGTCGATCACGCTGCGGATGGTGCCCTTGGTTCCCTTATGGCGGAGCAGGGTTTCTTCGATGTCATCATCCTTGACCTCATGTTGCCAGGGAAGAGTGGCCAAACAGTCCTCGGAGAACTTCGTAGCCGTCGGCAGCATTCCCCGGTTCTTATTCTCACGGCACAAGAGGGGAAGGAATCAGTCGTTGACTTGCTCAACCGGGGTGCGGATGATTACCTGGCGAAACCTTTCGATCTTGGTGAGCTAATTGCCCGCGTGAAGGCGCTCATTCGTCGCTCGAAGGGATTCTCTACTCCAGCGATCTCGATCTCAGACGTGACGATCGATACCATCGGTCAGAGCGTAAAGAGAGACGGTAGAGCCATTGACCTTTCCCCAACGGAGTATCGAATTCTGGAATATCTTGCTCATCGACCGCGAGCGATCGTCTCCAAGCAGGAATTGCTAGAGCATCTCTACGATTACGATTGGGAGCACCACTCCAATGTTATTGAGGCTCATGTGTCAAATCTCCGAAAGAAGTTAGCACTTGCTGGCAGCGAACCCTTGATCGAGACACTTCGTCATCGTGGCTACCGACTGACGCAGGAGAGGCACGATGCTCCCGAAGTCTAG
- a CDS encoding AraC family transcriptional regulator, whose product MMKQASSPKLEELKADLQRRTADCIGTNAVMTAIDGLSFLRSDPMKQPMQCMIKPALCVTVQGRKFATFGTKRYDYGTGQGLVVTVDMPSNGTAFAVSRSEPYLGVVCELNLEILQQVADEMPMTPKTTSKTKASGAFVLDMNDQLLDCVFRAVRLLDSPHAIKALYPSIMREICFWLLSSPGGAQTLLLNNGHDRNLMQTIHLLRDRFRESLRVEDLARAAHMSPTTFFRQFKAVTSMAPLQYQKQLRLLEARRMMMFGDANVETAAFDVGYASPSQFSREYSRAFGTSPRRDVSSLHAARV is encoded by the coding sequence ATGATGAAGCAAGCGTCTTCGCCCAAACTGGAAGAGCTGAAAGCGGACCTCCAGCGCCGCACTGCAGATTGCATCGGAACCAATGCGGTAATGACTGCGATCGATGGCTTGTCCTTCCTGCGCTCCGATCCGATGAAGCAGCCGATGCAATGCATGATCAAGCCAGCGCTTTGTGTGACCGTGCAAGGCCGTAAGTTCGCTACCTTTGGCACCAAGCGTTATGACTACGGCACGGGGCAGGGACTTGTTGTTACGGTCGATATGCCATCGAACGGCACGGCCTTTGCCGTGAGCAGGAGCGAGCCCTATCTTGGAGTCGTCTGCGAACTCAACCTGGAGATTCTGCAGCAGGTCGCTGACGAAATGCCGATGACGCCGAAGACGACCTCGAAAACGAAGGCCTCCGGTGCGTTCGTTCTGGATATGAACGATCAGCTGCTCGATTGTGTCTTTCGTGCAGTTCGTCTACTTGACAGCCCTCATGCCATCAAGGCTCTGTATCCGTCGATCATGCGAGAAATTTGCTTCTGGCTACTTAGCAGCCCAGGCGGTGCACAGACCCTGCTGTTGAACAACGGCCACGATCGCAACCTCATGCAGACAATTCACTTGTTGCGAGATCGCTTCCGTGAGTCGCTACGAGTGGAAGACCTCGCGCGCGCTGCACACATGAGTCCCACAACGTTCTTTCGTCAGTTCAAAGCAGTGACATCGATGGCTCCGCTGCAGTACCAGAAACAGCTCAGGCTCCTTGAAGCGCGAAGGATGATGATGTTCGGGGATGCCAATGTAGAGACGGCGGCGTTTGACGTTGGCTATGCAAGCCCCTCACAGTTCAGTCGTGAGTACTCACGTGCATTCGGTACATCACCGCGGCGCGATGTTTCTTCTCTACACGCTGCGCGTGTCTAA
- a CDS encoding type 1 glutamine amidotransferase domain-containing protein: protein MKVLMVLTSHDELGNTGKKTGFWLEELAAPYYTFKDAAVEIVLASPKGGQPPLDPKSDEPNFQTETTRRFKADSEAAAQLASTVRLDSVRQEDFDTVFYPGGHGPLWDLAEDKHSIALIEAFITAGKPIALVCHAPGVLRHVKTADGRPLVEGKKVTGFTNSEEEGVGLTKVVPFLVEDELKAKGGIYSKGADWGSYVVADGLLLTGQNPASSAAAAALLMEQLVEATKA, encoded by the coding sequence ATGAAGGTTCTGATGGTACTCACGTCGCACGATGAGCTTGGAAACACTGGGAAGAAGACAGGATTCTGGCTTGAAGAGCTTGCCGCTCCTTACTATACCTTCAAAGACGCAGCTGTTGAGATCGTCCTCGCATCGCCCAAGGGCGGGCAGCCGCCGCTTGATCCAAAGAGCGATGAGCCGAACTTCCAGACCGAGACAACACGCCGCTTTAAGGCAGACTCTGAGGCAGCTGCTCAGCTTGCTTCCACCGTTCGTCTCGACTCCGTACGCCAGGAAGACTTCGATACCGTCTTCTACCCGGGTGGTCACGGCCCGCTGTGGGACCTTGCTGAAGACAAGCACTCCATCGCTCTGATCGAAGCATTCATCACCGCTGGCAAACCTATCGCGCTGGTCTGCCATGCTCCGGGTGTTCTGCGTCATGTAAAGACGGCGGATGGTCGTCCGCTCGTTGAAGGCAAGAAGGTCACGGGCTTTACGAACTCCGAAGAAGAGGGTGTTGGGCTCACGAAGGTAGTTCCCTTCCTGGTCGAGGATGAGTTGAAAGCCAAGGGCGGCATTTACTCCAAGGGCGCTGACTGGGGTTCCTACGTCGTCGCGGATGGCCTGCTGCTCACCGGACAGAATCCTGCGTCCTCTGCAGCGGCTGCGGCCTTGCTCATGGAGCAGCTTGTTGAGGCCACAAAGGCATAA